In Bacteroidota bacterium, one genomic interval encodes:
- a CDS encoding 3'-5' exonuclease, giving the protein MANRINIEQVLFLDIETVPAWAEYSSVPEPFLRLWDKKAGFICKEGETPEMIYDRAGIYAEFGKIICISSGFFKNGAFRIKSYYGDEEKELLEGFANLLNDHYNRDDRFLCAHNGKEFDFPYISRRMLVNGIDLPEILNMGGKKPWEVPYLDTMEMWRFGDYKQYTSLELLTTLFGIPTPKDDISGADIHRVYWQDHDLERIVKYCQKDVLAIAQLFLKYKNNPLIEEEQVFIVS; this is encoded by the coding sequence AGCAGGTATTATTTCTGGACATTGAAACGGTACCTGCATGGGCTGAATACAGCTCTGTACCGGAGCCATTTTTAAGGCTCTGGGACAAGAAAGCAGGTTTTATCTGCAAGGAGGGTGAAACACCGGAAATGATCTATGACAGGGCAGGTATTTATGCAGAGTTTGGTAAGATCATCTGCATTTCGTCGGGATTTTTTAAAAATGGGGCATTCAGGATCAAGTCCTATTATGGAGACGAAGAAAAGGAACTATTGGAAGGATTTGCAAACTTGTTAAATGACCATTACAATCGAGATGACCGGTTTTTATGTGCCCATAATGGCAAGGAATTTGACTTTCCCTATATTTCACGAAGGATGCTGGTAAACGGGATAGATTTACCGGAAATTCTTAATATGGGAGGCAAGAAACCCTGGGAAGTCCCATACCTTGACACCATGGAAATGTGGCGTTTCGGGGATTACAAACAATATACATCGCTTGAGTTATTAACTACTCTTTTCGGCATACCAACCCCCAAGGATGATATCAGCGGTGCCGATATACATCGTGTATACTGGCAGGACCATGATCTTGAAAGAATAGTAAAATACTGTCAGAAAGATGTACTCGCAATCGCCCAGCTTTTCCTGAAATATAAGAACAATCCCCTTATTGAAGAGGAGCAGGTTTTTATTGTAAGTTGA